Part of the Vibrio penaeicida genome is shown below.
ACTTCAAAGGCGTCACGAAAAGCATTGTCGAACTGTTGAACTTAATTTCGCTTCGCGGCTTTTCCAGTAAAGATGGGTATGTCTCTACGACGGAGTTAGTGGAAGCTACGGATGGAAAACTCACACGAGCAGCCATCCAACAGCGCCTAAGAGCCGCAGTAAGCATTGGGTTGTTTACCCAAACCCCAGTTCGTTTTGAAGAAGGACTGGCTGGAAAAACCATGCTCCATGCCTTTGTAAACCCAAGCCAGTTGATTTCCGTTTTAGGTGCGACCAGTTTAATGACTGAGTCAAGCAAGCAGAATGAGAAACAGAAGCGTTCGAAGGCATTGGCTCAAACACAAGTCAATCGCCGTTTACTCAATGAACACGGTTTGAATATTCCCCCTGCGATGAAAGACGAATCGGAGCAATTTGTCGTATCACCAACAAACTGGGCTGGAATCATCGATCAGGCACTTGCGCCACCACGCACTCGCAAGAGTTACCAAAAATCGATGGTGTCGATCTCAGGGAGTCGAGCAGTGATCGAGACACGATCATCAAAAAACATCATGACCGTAGACGATCTGATGACCTTGTTTGCCTTGTTTACGCTTACTGTTCAATATCACGAGCATCATCAGGAAGATTATCAGATGAATGCACGTCAGGTGCCAAACAAGACGCCTTTGTACATCACGGATATTTTGGCACTGCGAGGCAAGAAAGACAGTGGACCTGCACGTGATTCGATCCGCGAAAGTATCGATAGGATCGAATACACCGACTTTCAGCTTCATGAGCTGACAGGTCGCTGGATGAGCGAGAACATGCCAGAAGGCTTTAAGAGCGATCGTTTTCGTTTTTTGGCCAGAACTATCACTGCATCGGAAGAAGCACCTTCAGAGGACGCTGCGGGCGAAATACGCATTAAACCGAACCTATACATCCTGGTTTGGGAGCCATCGTTCTATGAAGAGCTCCTCACTCGCGATTATTTCTTCTTGTTCCCGCCGGAAATTCTTCGCCAACATACCCTTGTTTTCCAGTTGTATTCGTTCTTCCGTAGCCGCATGTCACGCCGGTTTACCGATACCATGCTCTTGAGTGAATTAAACCTGAAACTCGCCAGGAACATCGAGTGGCGACGGTTCTCTATGGATCTCATGCGTGAACTTAAACGCCTGTCAGAAGGGAAGGGCACCGAAGACATGTTTGTGGTAAACCTTTGGGGTTATCACATCACCGTAACCAACATCGAAGAGAAGTCCAAGGTGGTGGATTACCAGCTTGATATCAAATGCGATGTTGAAGAAGTACTTCGTTACTCTAGGGCGCGCACCACAAATGCTGGTAAGCGAAACATGGCGCCGACGTTACCTAACCCACTGCGCCACGAAATGGTGTCCAAACAAAAATTAGAAGAACTTGCCGAGATCATCGATGGTGAGTTTGAACCGATCCAGCGTAAACCTTCATCGCCAAAGGGAAGGTTAGGGCGCAGAGTGAAGCTGCGAAAACACCTTGTAGAGATCAATGCGGATGAATTGACGATCACTCTGTCTAAATATACCTCCCCAGAGGCTCTAGAACGCAGCATAACGGCTCTTTCCGCTATGACCGGACATTCTCCCGGATCTATCCGTGAAGAGTGTCAGGAGCTTATAGAGAAGCTTGATTGGCTGAGAGTGGGTGAAGATGTCATACCATACGAGGTTTTAAGCAAGACTATCGAACTGTTCAATGGTCAGCGTGAGGTTAATCATCTGTCGATTGAAAAGCTCATCAGAGGATTGGCTGTGCGCAAGAAAGTGTGCAAGCAAGTTTTCGAAGGGCACATCGATGAGTTGGTGATGCGCACCTTGGATGAAGTCGCTACGGGTGGCTAACTCGACCGCGTCATCTAAATCCATTAAGGTTTTGATAAGTTTGACAATACTCTGACAAGACGACGTACTGAGCGGTTTATTCTCCTTCCCGAAATGACAACACTTGTTGTTCTTTCCAATGGATTAATAAATGGCTCAATTGTTCATTCAAACAATGAATTACTTTAGCAGGTTTAAAAACCTGCTATTTTTTTGCCTAAAATTTGAGAATAACAAGGCGTAGAGTGACCTTAAAATTCGAGATATAAGTGAGTTTCTAGGGAAGGATACATTCTTAATGAATTGAAAATTATGAATTTATTTTTATTGGTTTTGGAGTTTTTGGAAGAATGATCAAGGAAATGCTTTGATCATGTTTCTATACTTGATCATCGTTCCGTAGAACCGATGATATTCTCTATTTATCCTTGATCATGCTTTCGAATTTATGATCCATTTCCGACGGTCAGGTTCATGTTCTGCTGTTGTTGAGACATAAACTCCACATGACACTGAATCTGCTTTTGAGATTCTTCAGTCCACCCTAATTGATTGCACTGTTCGAGCATAACGACAATTAAGTGGTCGAGCCTTTTCAAACACCAATGCTTTAAATCTATCTCCGCTTCAGGGTTGCAAGAGACTGCTTGAAGCTTGGCATAAGCAAAGTTTAAGTACTCGTAGCTTTTTGTTGGCGATTCTTCTCTTTTGTAATGCTGAAATATTCTTAAGCACCCATCCAGCCAGCAGGCTATTGCCTTACTTTGCTCGTCTGTGATCA
Proteins encoded:
- a CDS encoding transcriptional regulator encodes the protein MISLEAWQAEVSDWYQSGKHDQVEPLVPLILQPPEAIWGPLITDEQSKAIACWLDGCLRIFQHYKREESPTKSYEYLNFAYAKLQAVSCNPEAEIDLKHWCLKRLDHLIVVMLEQCNQLGWTEESQKQIQCHVEFMSQQQQNMNLTVGNGS
- a CDS encoding replication initiator protein RctB domain-containing protein — encoded protein: MTSEDKILIKHPRNHKDGHLFLVSEQVVDWIEQYQHFKGVTKSIVELLNLISLRGFSSKDGYVSTTELVEATDGKLTRAAIQQRLRAAVSIGLFTQTPVRFEEGLAGKTMLHAFVNPSQLISVLGATSLMTESSKQNEKQKRSKALAQTQVNRRLLNEHGLNIPPAMKDESEQFVVSPTNWAGIIDQALAPPRTRKSYQKSMVSISGSRAVIETRSSKNIMTVDDLMTLFALFTLTVQYHEHHQEDYQMNARQVPNKTPLYITDILALRGKKDSGPARDSIRESIDRIEYTDFQLHELTGRWMSENMPEGFKSDRFRFLARTITASEEAPSEDAAGEIRIKPNLYILVWEPSFYEELLTRDYFFLFPPEILRQHTLVFQLYSFFRSRMSRRFTDTMLLSELNLKLARNIEWRRFSMDLMRELKRLSEGKGTEDMFVVNLWGYHITVTNIEEKSKVVDYQLDIKCDVEEVLRYSRARTTNAGKRNMAPTLPNPLRHEMVSKQKLEELAEIIDGEFEPIQRKPSSPKGRLGRRVKLRKHLVEINADELTITLSKYTSPEALERSITALSAMTGHSPGSIREECQELIEKLDWLRVGEDVIPYEVLSKTIELFNGQREVNHLSIEKLIRGLAVRKKVCKQVFEGHIDELVMRTLDEVATGG